A single genomic interval of Helianthus annuus cultivar XRQ/B chromosome 6, HanXRQr2.0-SUNRISE, whole genome shotgun sequence harbors:
- the LOC110864031 gene encoding flap endonuclease 1-like — protein sequence MDSLTFGAPKFLRHLMDPSSRKTHVMEFDVSKVLEELNLTMDQFIDLCILCGCDYCDSIKGIGGQTALKLIRQHGSTTVDINQLLTLKTLTLKDEGQRVCLEAEFRGWYGL from the exons ATGGATTCTCTTACTTTTGGAGCACCCAAATTTCTTCGTCATTTAATGGACCCGAGCTCAAGAAAGACCCATGTGATGGAGTTTGATGTTTCAAAG GTTTTGGAGGAACTTAACCTGACAATGGATCAATTCATTGATTTGTGCATTCTATGTGGGTGTGATTATTGTGACAGCATTAAAG GTATCGGTGGTCAGACAGCTTTAAAGCTTATCCGTCAACATGGTTCAACCACCGTTGACATTAATCAGCTGTTGACGTTAAAAACCCTAACTCTGAAAGATGAGGGACAGCGAGTGTGTTTAGAAGCTGAATTCAGGGGTTGGTATGGGCTATAA
- the LOC110864030 gene encoding ABC transporter D family member 2, chloroplastic-like, with protein MESRVCRSSGLGRYGLRLNWYASSSLICSLWLLCFIYGSHKFVHLLSMFTNRFNVFCNNIGSFPFLEDKLGSEVGSAQPLQPNTEELIKALEDVHLGYLLSHFSGLDTTNEWSSVLSLGEQQLAFACLLLSRPDLVLLDESTSALDEANEAHLYDKINAAGITYISIGHQTSLRKFHKKALRISSMDLDSNPLNWCIEPCKKARTLILK; from the exons ATGGAGTCTAGGGTGTGTCGTTCAAGTGGTCTAGGCAGATACGGTCTGCGGCTGAACTGGTATGCTAGTTCCAGTTTGATATGTTCGTTGTGGCTGTTGTGCTTCATATATGGCAGTCATAAATTCGTACACTTGCTTTCTATGTTTACGAATCGCTTCAATGTTTTCTGCAATAATATAG GTTCATTTCCTTTTCTTGAAGATAAACTTGGGTCTGAAGTCGGTAGTGCACAACCGTTGCAGCCTAATACAGAAGAATTAATAAAAGCTTTAGAAGATGTGCATCTTGGCTACTTGTTGTCACACTTCAGTGGTCTTGATACAACCAATGAATGGTCCAGTGTTCTTTCACTTGGCGAGCAGCAACTTGCTTTTGCATGTTTGTTGCTTTCTAGACCAGACCTGGTTCTCTTGGATGAATCCACCAGTGCTTTAGATGAAGCAAATGAG GCTCACTTGTATGACAAAATAAACGCAGCAGGAATCACATATATAAGTATTGGGCACCAAACAAGCCTTCGTAAATTCCATAAAAAGGCCTTGCGGATATCATCGATGGATCTGGACTCTAACCCGCTGAACTGGTGCATAGAACCTTGTAAGAAGGCTCGAACATTGATTCTTAAATGA